From one Esox lucius isolate fEsoLuc1 chromosome 11, fEsoLuc1.pri, whole genome shotgun sequence genomic stretch:
- the nsmce1 gene encoding non-structural maintenance of chromosomes element 1 homolog isoform X1 produces the protein MARPLGESHKRFLQTMMANGIVDGDKARALHRHCCETHGAQYTPDKLDEFIEVINAQLQPMFMQIRKGLSEEDGLQYYALVNMAETDVTRMSADYADNELELFRKTMDLIVDSDNGTASSTDILNCADSLQTKKLKKKETEHVLNRLVQDKWLIEKQGEYSLSTRCIMEMEPYIRRIYQDQVKVCHICHNVALQCQMCENPTCGIKIHTHCVARYFKGRTDPRCPSCEDFWPHEIPEVYRPPSSQSQSAATEKTTPTPRATGQSRKTRRS, from the exons ATGGCTCGACCACTGGGTGAAAGCCATAAAAGGTTCCTGCAAACTATGATGGCTAATGGGATTGTTGATGGTGACAAAGCAAGGGCTCTACATCGTCATTGCTGTGAGACACATGGGG CACAGTATACTCCTGATAAACTGGATGAATTCATTGAGGTTATCAATGCCCAACTGCAGCCCATGTTCATGCAAATAAGAAAAGGGCTGTCTGAGGAGGATGGTCTTCAGTACTATGCTTTG GTGAACATGGCTGAAACGGATGTGACCAGAATGTCTGCTGATTATGCTGACAACGAGTTGGAGTTGTTCAGAAAAACT ATGGATCTCATTGTGGACTCTGATAATGGAACTGCCTCATCTACGGACATTCTCAACTGTGCCGACAGTCTCCAAACTAAGAagctaaagaaaaaagaaaccgAACACGTACTGAACAGGCTTGTTCAGGATAAGTGGCTCATTGAG aAACAAGGTGAATACTCACTCTCCACTCGCTGTATAATGGAGATGGAACCATACATTCGGAGGATTTACCAAGACCAGGTCAAGGTCTGCCATATCTGTCACAATGTTGCcttacag TGCCAGATGTGTGAAAATCCTACTTGTGGTATTAAAATCCACACACATTGTGTTGCCAGATACTTCAAAGGAAGGACTGATCCACGATGCCCTTCCTGTGAAGACTTCTGGCCACATGAGATCCCAG AGGTTTATAGACCCCCATCCTCTCAGAGCCAGTCAGCTGCCACGGAAAAAACAACACCCACCCCTAGAGCTACGGGTCAGAGCAGGAAGACCAGGAGGTCTTAA
- the nsmce1 gene encoding non-structural maintenance of chromosomes element 1 homolog isoform X2 yields the protein MGLLMVTKQGLYIVIAVRHMGVNMAETDVTRMSADYADNELELFRKTMDLIVDSDNGTASSTDILNCADSLQTKKLKKKETEHVLNRLVQDKWLIEKQGEYSLSTRCIMEMEPYIRRIYQDQVKVCHICHNVALQCQMCENPTCGIKIHTHCVARYFKGRTDPRCPSCEDFWPHEIPEVYRPPSSQSQSAATEKTTPTPRATGQSRKTRRS from the exons ATGGGATTGTTGATGGTGACAAAGCAAGGGCTCTACATCGTCATTGCTGTGAGACACATGGGG GTGAACATGGCTGAAACGGATGTGACCAGAATGTCTGCTGATTATGCTGACAACGAGTTGGAGTTGTTCAGAAAAACT ATGGATCTCATTGTGGACTCTGATAATGGAACTGCCTCATCTACGGACATTCTCAACTGTGCCGACAGTCTCCAAACTAAGAagctaaagaaaaaagaaaccgAACACGTACTGAACAGGCTTGTTCAGGATAAGTGGCTCATTGAG aAACAAGGTGAATACTCACTCTCCACTCGCTGTATAATGGAGATGGAACCATACATTCGGAGGATTTACCAAGACCAGGTCAAGGTCTGCCATATCTGTCACAATGTTGCcttacag TGCCAGATGTGTGAAAATCCTACTTGTGGTATTAAAATCCACACACATTGTGTTGCCAGATACTTCAAAGGAAGGACTGATCCACGATGCCCTTCCTGTGAAGACTTCTGGCCACATGAGATCCCAG AGGTTTATAGACCCCCATCCTCTCAGAGCCAGTCAGCTGCCACGGAAAAAACAACACCCACCCCTAGAGCTACGGGTCAGAGCAGGAAGACCAGGAGGTCTTAA